The Lycorma delicatula isolate Av1 chromosome 8, ASM4794821v1, whole genome shotgun sequence DNA segment TCGACtgcaaaattacataataagatGGATACTTCTAGTCCATTTCCTTTTCAGCTAGCTCAACCATCTGATagggtagatgatgaaatgaccGGTATGAGACGTCGACAAAAGGCTAAAAGATTTCTTTCTTATTCGGCTCACCATCGAGCTGAAAAAGCCGAAGAAACCGAACAGTCACCTAGGATCGAACAAGAAGAGACTTATGAATCTCAACCCAGCATAGTACAAATGTTGAATACACCCGAAGGGAAAATGCAAATGAGCATGTCTCTCAAGACAAGCATGCGAGAAGGGTTAGCGCAGGAATTTATGCTTGACGCCATCAGAGATGTAGAAAACAACATGGATAACGTTTACGGTGTTCATTTTGAAGGAAACGAACTGAAGATTGGAGATTCATTAATCGATTTCGATAAGGAAAGTAACATCCTGATAAGAGAAGTGAAGTATCCTGCAAGCCGAGGTTTGTTCGAATTACTTTTCTGGAAAAAACCGAAGTTATTCACTGAAGaagatttggaagaatataggAAAATTTTAATCGCAACAAATGCGCACAGAAGAAATAATTCCGCTCTGGAACGGGTAAAGACTAATTCGGGATTTAAGTATGTGGAAGTAATAAGCAAGCTTTTTCCACCGTTCACCTCGAAAAAACGAGGTGAAGGTTTAGTACCATCTGCAATGACTTTGAATGAAAACCATAAAGTCGATTACGTTTATTTTGATGATCCTAACGAAATCTGTGAGAGGCTAAAACTATTGATCGCGTCAAAAAAGGCAGGTAATACCGCACATGATAATGAAATTGTATCGATAGTCGAGGAATTAAAAGAACGAGGACTAATAAAAGGAGAAGGCGCACTGTAAGCAAGTCATTTGAGATCATGCCAGTCAACAGGTTAGGACAGACAGAATTTGGTTCAAGAATCCCGTTTGGGATTACTGAAGAGGGTGATATCGACGCCCGCGAAAAAAAGATTTGCAATCTAGCATCAGCGGAATATTATGATGATGCTGTTAACATGGACGATTGCATATATTTAATCGAGCAATATGCCTCTGATCAcgattttttagcgtgtgaagaACAAACACATTTTAAAGTGGTAGATTTCAAAGGAGCTCGTGCCAAAAACGCCGCTCATCCAGATGATGAAAACGATTTGGTGACCATGAGATATGTACGGTTCCTTATTCAACAGAAATTCGATGAGATCATcgctaaaatagaaaatatgataggaaaagaaatagaaaatcctttaagaagtaaaaatactaatGACCCCATTGTTCGTCAGCGATTAGAGGAAAGTATTTCTCGATTGAAAAGCGAGGTTCAGAAAGATGCGGTAACTCAAACTGAAAAAGAATCTGATTTAAATACGGATGCATTGACCGAAGACTTTTAGTTGGGGATAAAATGAAGAGCACGAACAAGTGTAACGTTAGTTGTAAAACAGGAAACGGATTGATAAGTTCGATCGAAAGTCTACCGGGTAAAACTTTCGGTATTGCACGTAACGTAGTAGGAACAGTTCTCAATCGGGCTGTAGATCTTCTTCCTTTCGAGGCTCACATACCCGGTTACCAATATTGCGGACCCggaacaaaactaaaacaaagatTGGAAAGAGGCGATCTTGGTATAAATCCACTCGATAAAGCTTGTAAGGCGCATGATATAGCGTATAGTATCTACAACGATTCTCGGCGAAGAGCACAAGCTGATAAAGAGTTAGCGGAAAGAGCTTGGCAAAGGGTATCCGCGCCCGATTCCAGCATTGCAGAGAAGGCTGCTGCGTGGGCTGTAACAAACGCTatgaaaataaagagtaaattcGGCGGAAGATTGAAGAAAGCTTCAGTCAGAGGTGTgcgaaaaaaaactataagaaaaaaggggaaaggtGCTTATCTTGAACCGTACCGATCTAAAACCGGATGCGGCGTAAAAAAACGCCGGTCTGCAGGTCGcagtcgtcgtcgtcgtcgtcgtcgtcgtcgtcaaggcagaaaaaagcattaaatttactACGCAAACTCCCCATTCATCCTTTATCAGATGTGGAGTTAATACGGTTTGcgcgaaaaattaatttaccccaCTTCAGAGGTGTTTTCATGCGCGATACTTTACCagctagaataaataaattcgaatCGGGAATAGTGAACTTGGACAGTGTCCTCAATCCGGGTACGCATtgggtttgttataaaaaacgTAACGCGAACGTGTTTTATTTTGACAGTTACGGTAATTTACAGCCACCTAAAGAGCTAGTCCAATATCTTAAATCCAACAAAGAGAAAGTCAACATCCAGTATAATTTAGACCGCAGGCAGGATTTTAATTCAGTTGTTTGCGGGCATCTATGTTTAAAGTTTCTGATATGTTCTGCCTAAACGGAAAATCTTCTATACTGTCTGCAGATTTTTTCCCTCCGATAGAACTCGGCGATGCCGCGTGGGAAATCGGCCTGATTGATTTTATGTCatataataacattcaaaatgtagaaaaagaaaaaaataatatgttttattacggTTACCATGGCAGTAAATCGATAAAGCTTCCGCCGGGGATGTATGAGAttgatgatttgaaaattaaattgaaacatgGGATGGGCAACTGCGATGAATCGAACGCGACTGACAATGATAAAGGTAAACAACGAAATCGCAATAAAAATGATgcaaaatgtttgattaaaatctTAATCGAACCTACGACGATGCACTCGCgtttattttgtactgaaataGTAGATTTTACAAAACCACATTCTATCCGTACTCTTTTGGGATTTGATGAAATGGTCCTACCAGCAAACTTCTGGCATACATCTCAGAAACCTGTTAGTATTTCATCTGTAAATGCAATACGTATAAGTTGTAACATCGCCCGCGGTTCATTTGTAGGCGGAGAAGAAGGTCATATCATTCACGAATTCTATCCCAGAGTTGGACGGGGATATAAGATAATTGAAGTACCGCACAGTGTCATTTATCTTCCGGTCAACACCAAGTCTATACGGAATATAACTGTGCACGTTTATAATCAAAATTCAGAACTGATAAGTTTCGGTGGTGAAGAAGTGACGGTGAGACTGCATTTAAGACGAAGAAACGATGGTGCTGATTTTTGTTGATAAAGCAGAATATAAATTCCCTCCCATAGTCCCGTTAACGACTAGTCAACCTGCGAAGCTTAAACGGCTAACACGAGAAAACGTACGATTTTTGGAATCTTTAGGTTTTAAAGTATTACAACAATGAGCGGACAGATAATAGACGTTGATACTGCGAACGCGGTATTTGATGAAAGCATTACGGGTAAAGAATTTCATACTCACTATCCTTATGCATCAACTACATTTAATAATAGTGATGAAATAAGAATTCCTGTCCAGCAACAGGATGTATACACGCTTCCGTGCGAAAGTTATTTACTCATCAACGGAACGTATAGTGATGCTAATGGAGTTTCAGATTCAACACTAAAACTATGCAACAATTTTGGCGCGTTTCTTTTCGATGAAATTCGTTATGAAATTGCAGGACAGGAGGTGGATAGGGTGAGAAATGTGGGGATAACTTCAACGATGAAAAATGCTCTATCACTGAGAAACTTcgaaaaagattcaatttttatGCATGGTTGGTCATCGGACGGTGTTGAAGATATCCAACCGGTCAACGGTGTATATATCGATGGTGAATCGGCAAAGTTTAAGGTATTACTTCCGCTGAAGATGCTCTTGGGCttttttgaagattataataAGATACTGCTAAACGTTAAACAGGAACTTATTCTGCTTCGGGCTTCCACTAATAATAATGCTGTTGTCGTTCCAGCTGGAAAAACATTTACCTTCACAATAacgaaaattagttggaaaatacCATATGTTAACGTATCGGATGAAAAACGGTTATCACTTCTTAGACTGGTAGATaaggatgaaccgattttgatgatgtTCCGAAAGTGGAACTTGTACGAATACCCAACTCTACCTATCAGTAAAGATGTAATTTGGACAGTTAAAACAACAACGCAGGTGGAAAAACCTCATTATGTTATCATTGGATTTCAAACATCAAGAAAAGGAGACGCAACAAAAAGAGCTTCGAATTTTGATACCATTTCACTTAATAACATACGCTTGTATCTGAATTCAGTATATTATCCTTATGAACACATTCAAGGAGATAGCATTATATTATACGAAATGTTTAAGAGTTTCTATAGATCTTATTATAACAGGAATTCAGCGGCTGCGTTAATTACCCCATCCAAGTACTATGCTATGCCATTAATCTTTATAGATTGTTCAAAACAAAACGATACTTTGAAAACTGGCGCGGTCGATATTAAAATCGAGATACAAACTTCTACCAACATTCCCGACAACACAACAGCctattgtttgatgataagtgaTTGCATAATGCAATATTCTCCTTTAACTGGCACAGTCAAAAACGTTTCCTAACCAGTTTAGTCTGTTAGTCGGTAAAGTCAACATGTCTGTCTTTATATCAGACTTTACTTTTTTTCGTTTACCCAACGCTGATGTCTACattaaagaattagttttaatttctttggatGGGCTCCGATTCGAGCAATATCTATTCAAGCCACCTTTTGACTACTATGATATTTCATCTCAAACTACAAGAGTTGCAATACAAAACTTTCAGAAACAAATCGGATTCAATTGGAATTCGGGTTTTATTGAACACTTGAGGTTatcaaccatttttgaaaatttagcacCAATGTGTACTATatatgtaaagtgcaaagaaaagaaaaaagtgttagaaCAAATACTAAACAATAAACGGAATATAATAAAAGACCTTGACGGTTACGATTGTCCTCCGATCGATTTATTCGgttcttcaataaataaagtatGCCCTTTTGGTGAAAAACATAATTGCGCTATGAAAAAGGCTATATGGTTACACATGTGGTGGAgtgaacaaagtaaattttattatatgttggaaACGGTGGGAAATGCTATAGAAAAAGCAAAAGAGTGTTATTTAAACAGTCCCGGACGTAACGTTCTACGTCACCTTCCTAAGCAGGTTATTATCGACCTTTACGGAAGGTATGTTCCGCCTAAAATTTATGAGGATCTACCCAACTACATGCAACAAGATCCAGACATCAAGATTCATCAACTGTTTCCTGAAGATGAAAAAGACTGGagtgaagaataataaattttaatttgaaataaaaatgtatttaaaatttaacatcaaataaaatatgtatttgtattttgattattaaagaacaataaataacttaaaaaagaaatagttgtttttattttaggtttaattatCCCTTCTCCTCTAAACAATAAGATTTTggaatgtatttaaatgaaatgttccaTTTGTTACGTTCAGTCTTTAAAACAGTGCAATAAGATGATTATCATATACTTCATAACGTTTTTTATCACAACAATTTCTATAAATGCAGATGAATTTGattctaataaatttctattgGACTATGGATATCTCAAAGGAGATAATGCAAGCTTAATTGATGAAAAAGCAGTAAAAGATGCCGTAAAACTGTTTCAAGAATCTTTTCATCTTCCGGTTAATGGGGAGTTAAATAGTAAGACCATCGCTCTCATGCGTGAGCCTCGATGCGGTGTACCAGATATTTTACCGTATGTAGTTTCAAGAATCATATGGAGAAAACCAGAACTGAAATGGCACTACCAACGAGCAACGGCTGAAAAGATGAAATTAGCTAACATAGCTTTTGATGAATGGGCAAAGCACACATCGTTAAGTTTCAAACATGATTATTACGGATATGATATCCTAATTTCTGACAAATATGGTATCCACACATGTGCCAAAAACGATAAAGTTCGATGCTCGAGCAAATTTGATGGACCTGGAGGTGTTTTGGCCCATGCGTTTTCTCCTAACACTGCTAACACACCCATAGAAATTCACATTGATGAAGAGGAGAATTGGAATTTTGATCCTGAAGGTAAAGAGGAAAAAGACAAAACCAACCTTCTGAGCACGTTGATGCATGAGATTGGTCACGCCTTGGGTGTTCGCCATTCTTTCAATAAAGATGCTCTCATGTACCCTTTACTAAACAAACGTTCAAATTTAAGCGAAGACGATATATTAGCCATTCAGTCGCTTTACGGCAGTAAAGCGATGACAACTACTGCTAAACCTGTTCAAACGACTAAATCTACTACTGTTCCTAAGTCTTCAGAGGTTATTACCGACGTGTGCgcaataaaagaagatgatgagaataaaattcattacttgcTAGTAAATGGTAAAGtttatgtaatattcaaaaaACAGTTATGGATAATAAATATTGCGAACAGCAGTAAATATGatagcaaaaattattatagaccACTTGAAATTACTGAACGATTAAAGTTTCTTTCTTTAGATACATTCAAAGGAATAGATGCGATGTACCAGAGACCGAACGGAGAAatagtattaattgaaaatcataaattgttTATGTTCAATCTTAATACTCAACAGTTGGTCATAGGCTATCCTAGGAATGTATGTTCACACTTTAACATCGGTCATCCTTGTACGATTAATGGTATCGTAAATACATATACTGGAAAAACTTATGTGATTTATAATGAAGATTTTGTGGGGGAGATAAATGAATGTTCATTCACTGTTGCTCGAACAGATCTTGTATCCAATCTGTTTCCTGGAATACCGGCAGATATAGATGGGGTTACTCGTTTTAACAAcggactactttatttttttaagaatggaaaTTATTATGAGTATAATGAATTCTTCCAAAAAGTAATCAGATTTGGAACTAAAGATCATGAGCTTTTTGGTTTGCTATGTTACAGTAACAATATCTTAAAACAGTTCActgaatttatcagtaaatttcatgtttatcctaaaaaagaagtttaaaaggaATTGTGTGAATTtaggataaagaaagaattatggataagttcatgtaaaaattatatttttgattgaaatttgtaatcaaattttatttaataaattaattcagaaaaatgtattgtaacttattttaataaaaataactaccttttatcctttttataattagtttttaatgataaaaaaggttgaaataaaataaaaactgaaataaactttgaaaaattatttatttttacaaaacatttacttttgactataaaaaaatgctggatacattttattaaatataataaaatactaaatacatctttatttaatataataaaataatacatacattaatttaattgaaacaataaatatttatttaaaatattaaatacattttaattgattataataaaataaaacatacattaatttaattgaatataataaaataataaatatattttaattgaatatattaaaatactaaatacattttatattgattataataaaataaaacatacattaatttaattaaaacaat contains these protein-coding regions:
- the LOC142329132 gene encoding uncharacterized protein LOC142329132; the encoded protein is MSGQIIDVDTANAVFDESITGKEFHTHYPYASTTFNNSDEIRIPVQQQDVYTLPCESYLLINGTYSDANGVSDSTLKLCNNFGAFLFDEIRYEIAGQEVDRVRNVGITSTMKNALSLRNFEKDSIFMHGWSSDGVEDIQPVNGVYIDGESAKFKVLLPLKMLLGFFEDYNKILLNVKQELILLRASTNNNAVVVPAGKTFTFTITKISWKIPYVNVSDEKRLSLLRLVDKDEPILMMFRKWNLYEYPTLPISKDVIWTVKTTTQVEKPHYVIIGFQTSRKGDATKRASNFDTISLNNIRLYLNSVYYPYEHIQGDSIILYEMFKSFYRSYYNRNSAAALITPSKYYAMPLIFIDCSKQNDTLKTGAVDIKIEIQTSTNIPDNTTAYCLMISDCIMQYSPLTGTVKNVS
- the LOC142329134 gene encoding matrix metalloproteinase-18-like: MIIIYFITFFITTISINADEFDSNKFLLDYGYLKGDNASLIDEKAVKDAVKLFQESFHLPVNGELNSKTIALMREPRCGVPDILPYVVSRIIWRKPELKWHYQRATAEKMKLANIAFDEWAKHTSLSFKHDYYGYDILISDKYGIHTCAKNDKVRCSSKFDGPGGVLAHAFSPNTANTPIEIHIDEEENWNFDPEGKEEKDKTNLLSTLMHEIGHALGVRHSFNKDALMYPLLNKRSNLSEDDILAIQSLYGSKAMTTTAKPVQTTKSTTVPKSSEVITDVCAIKEDDENKIHYLLVNGKVYVIFKKQLWIINIANSSKYDSKNYYRPLEITERLKFLSLDTFKGIDAMYQRPNGEIVLIENHKLFMFNLNTQQLVIGYPRNVCSHFNIGHPCTINGIVNTYTGKTYVIYNEDFVGEINECSFTVARTDLVSNLFPGIPADIDGVTRFNNGLLYFFKNGNYYEYNEFFQKVIRFGTKDHELFGLLCYSNNILKQFTEFIKNI